The proteins below come from a single Mangifera indica cultivar Alphonso chromosome 16, CATAS_Mindica_2.1, whole genome shotgun sequence genomic window:
- the LOC123198953 gene encoding disease resistance protein RPV1-like — translation MHRNQSKTLGEEDSPALLTAIEQSKISVIIFSEGYGSSSWCLRELEKILECKNKYGQIVIPIFYRVDPSDVRHQEGEFGKAFSQLEDRFKVKDPGLSQRWKTALTETSNQGGFVSNNTRDESTLVNDIVEDILKKLNDEYLVIDNYNLVGKIAKKFDTSYFIRNIREESEKSEGLNDLRQRLSSKVFGDKNPNIGFTSQKRRLGCALIVFDDVTKLEQMECLIEDFDYLDSESRIIITTRDGQVLIKCGVDPIHIIKMEEMSRDEAFQLFNKYAFGESGPTEDYSKLSSRAVAYAKGVLVALKNLGSSLFKRTKQDWEGVLQNLKKSPHKDIQRVFKVSYDGLDYKQQQVFLDISCFFRGCEGYLLEEVLDSCGFVSHSCINVLIQKSLITTPSNIITMHDLLQDMGREIV, via the exons ATGCACAGAAACCAATCAAAGACTTT AGGAGAAGAAGATTCTCCAGCTCTTCTGACTGCAATCGAACAGTCAAAGATCTCAGTTATCATTTTCTCTGAAGGGTACGGTTCTTCAAGCTGGTGTCTCAGAGAACTTGAAAAGATCCTTGAATGCAAGAACAAGTACGGTCAGATTGTAATTCCGATCTTTTATCGCGTAGATCCATCAGATGTAAGGCATCAAGAGGGAGAATTTGGAAAGGCATTTTCCCAGCTTGAAGATCGTTTTAAGGTTAAAGATCCAGGGTTGTCGCAAAGATGGAAGACTGCTTTGACGGAAACAAGCAACCAGGGTGGCTTTGTTTCAAATAACACTAG agatgAATCAACACTTGTAAACGATATTGTTGAGGATATTTTGAAGAAACTGAATGATGAGTACTTGGTAATTGACAACTACAACCTTGTAGG AAAGATAGCTAAAAAGTTTGACACTTCTTACTTCATTCGGaatattagagaagaatcaGAGAAAAGTGAGGGCTTAAATGACTTGCGCCAAAGACTTAGTTCTAAAGTTTTCGGGGACAAAAATCCCAATATCGGATTCACCTCACAAAAAAGAAGGCTTGGTTGTGCTCTTATTGTTTTCGATGATGTGACAAAGTTAGAACAAATGGAATGTTTAATCGAGGATTTTGATTACCTGGACTCTGAAAGTCGAATAATCATAACAACAAGGGATGGGCAAGTTCTAATAAAATGTGGTGTGGATCCCATACACATAATCAAGATGGAAGAAATGTCTAGGGATGAAGCTTTTCAGCTTTTTAACAAATATGCATTTGGAGAAAGCGGCCCAACAGAAGATTATTCTAAGCTATCATCAAGGGCAGTAGCATATGCTAAAGGTGTTCTAGTAGCTCTTAAAAATTTAGGGTCCTCTCTATTCAAGAGGACAAAGCAAGATTGGGAAGGCGTTTTACAAAACTTGAAGAAAAGTCCTCATAAGGATATCCAAAGGGTCTTCAAAGTGAGTTATGATGGGTTAGATTACAAACAACAACAagtatttttagatatttcatGTTTCTTTAGAGGTTGTGAAGGATATCTTTTGGAGGAGGTCTTGGATTCTTGTGGCTTTGTCTCACATAGTTGTATAAATGTTCTCATTCAAAAGTCTCTCATCACTACCCCATCCAACATTataacaatgcatgatttacttCAAGATATGGGCAGAGAAATTGTTTGA
- the LOC123198954 gene encoding pentatricopeptide repeat-containing protein At4g39620, chloroplastic-like, producing the protein MGKKGQTRMAMWLFSEMRNSGCRPDTSVYNALITAHLHTRDKGKALAKALGYFEKMKGMERCQPSIVTYNILLRAFAQARNVAQVNALFKELDESFLSPDIYTYNGVMDAYRKNGMIREMEDILSRMKRARCKPDIITFNLLIDSYGKKQAFDKIEQVFKSLSHSRENPTLPTFNSMIINYGKARLRGKAEDIFLKMADMKYKRSFITYESLITILPVEADALFDNLHDLKVTPDLSTYRLLYKAYTKVNMKYLVQKLLKRMERDGIVPNKRFFLEALETFGSKMASPESASAKMIVGMMGKLAPDHLAVERIVCFHMIWRRIFKIGIQDREASFLLSNIRMKEDQEY; encoded by the exons ATGGGAAAGAAAGGCCAAACTAGGATGGCTATGTGGCTCTTTTCTGAGATGCGTAATAGTGGGTGCCGACCTGACACTTCTGTTTATAATGCTCTAATTACTGCCCACCTCCACACTCGGGATAAAGGAAAGGCATTAGCCAAAGCGCTTGGTTATTTTGAGAAGATGAAGGGAATGGAACGTTGTCAACCCAGCATTGTGAcatataatattcttttgagAGCTTTTGCTCAAGCCCGAAATGTTGCTCAAGTTAATGCTTTGTTCAAAGAACTTGATGAAAGTTTTCTTTCTCCCGATATTTATACTTACAATGGTGTGATGGATGCATATAGGAAAAATGGGATGATCAGAGAAATGGAAGATATACTTTCCCGCATGAAACGTGCTCGGTGTAAGCCAGatattattacatttaatttgCTGATTGATTCATATGGGAAGAAGCAAGCTTTTGACAAGATAGAACAAGTGTTTAAGAGCTTGTCGCACTCCAGGGAGAATCCAACACTGCCaacatttaattcaatgatCATTAACTATGGGAAAGCAAGACTTCGAGGGAAAGCTGAAGACATTTTCCTAAAGATGGCTGATATGAAGTACAAACGAAGCTTCATAACATATGAGAGTCTTATTACAAT TTTGCCTGTGGAAGCAGATGCACTTTTTGACAACCTGCACGATTTGAAGGTGACTCCAGATTTGTCAACATATAGACTTCTTTACAAAGCCTACACCAAAGTCAATATGAAATATCTAGTACAAAAATTGCTAAAGCGGATGGAGAGAGATGGTATAGTcccaaataaaagatttttcttgGAGGCTTTGGAAACTTTCGGGTCTAAAATGGCTAGTCCAGAATCAGCTAGTGCTAAAATGAT CGTTGGAATGATGGGCAAGTTAGCACCTGATCACTTAGCTGTTGAGCGCATTGTTTGTTTCCATATGATCTG GCGCAGGATATTTAAGATCGGGATTCAGGATAGAGAAGCCagttttttgttatcaaatataAGAATGAAAGAAGATCAGGAGTATTAA